Proteins encoded in a region of the Vicia villosa cultivar HV-30 ecotype Madison, WI linkage group LG5, Vvil1.0, whole genome shotgun sequence genome:
- the LOC131604304 gene encoding uncharacterized protein LOC131604304 codes for MAAMNLIWETYVPSKLHVFGWRALRDRLPSREQLAARGIITEESGMVCVFCYTEIESLNHLLVGCCEARKVWQKIAGWLGIDLENVEDVVEHLLDFEGCLTGLVSKRKRLLVWLASVWAMWWMRNEIIFNDQEYHEDEVVHKAISLAWLWNLIGSKSNSVSNFYLWSHCPVQFLNC; via the coding sequence ATGGCAGCGATGAACTTGATCTGGGAAACGTATGTTCCGTCAAAATTACATGTGTTCGGTTGGAGGGCTTTGCGGGATAGGCTCCCGTCGAGGGAACAACTTGCAGCTCGTGGGATAATTACGGAGGAGAGCGGCATGGTATGTGTGTTCTGTTACACTGAGATTGAATCTTTGAATCACTTGTTAGTGGGGTGCTGTGAGGCAAGAAAAGTATGGCAGAAAATTGCAGGATGGTTGGGGATTGACTTGGAGAATGTTGAAGATGTTGTTGAACATTTGTTGGATTTTGAGGGGTGCCTTACAGGGTTGGTGAGCAAAAGGAAGAGGCTACTGGTTTGGTTGGCATCGGTTTGGGCTATGTGGTGGATGAGGAATGAGATAATCTTTAATGACCAAGAATATCATGAGGATGAAGTTGTGCACAAGGCAATCTCTCTTGCTTGGTTGTGGAATTTGATAGGATCCAAGTCCAACTCTGTATCAAATTTTTACTTATGGAGCCATTGTCCAGTTCAATTCTTAAACTGTTGA